A region of Polyodon spathula isolate WHYD16114869_AA unplaced genomic scaffold, ASM1765450v1 scaffolds_1736, whole genome shotgun sequence DNA encodes the following proteins:
- the LOC121310123 gene encoding phospholipase A and acyltransferase 3-like isoform X2: MAPILWKDDDEPEPGDLIEIFRTGYKHWALYVGRGYIVHVAPPCELAQPSASSLMSVVCENAVIRKDLLWEVAGGDHYRVNNKLDSKYRPLPVNKIVREAERQVGREVPYSLATRNCEHFVTDLRYGCPESQQVREAVGAGVAAAAVIIGVLSVIGYITSRNRQDRNKQ; this comes from the exons ATGGCACCAATACtc TGGAAAGACGATGACGAGCCGGAGCCAGGAGACCTGATCGAGATTTTCAGGACAGGTTATAAACACTGGGCGCTCTACGTGGGCAGAGGATACATCGTCCACGTAGCCCCTCCCT GCGAACTGGCTCAGCCCAGTGCTTCCAGTTTAATGTCGGTGGTTTGCGAAAATGCTGTGATCAGGAAGGACCTCCTGTGGGAGGTGGCGGGGGGGGACCACTACCGCGTCAACAACAAACTGGACAGCAAATACCGCCCGCTGCCCGTCAACAAGATCGTGCGGGAGGCAGAGCGGCAGGTGGGCAGGGAAGTGCCCTACAGCCTGGCAACCAGGAACTGCGAGCACTTCGTCACAGACCTGCGATACGGCTGCCCAGAGTCCCAGCAG GTGAGGGAGGCGGTTGGGGCCGGCGTGGCGGCAGCAGCGGTGATCATCGGAGTGCTGTCCGTCATCGGATACATCACATCCCGGAATCGGCAAGACAGGAACAAGCAGTGA
- the LOC121310123 gene encoding phospholipase A and acyltransferase 3-like isoform X1, giving the protein MAPILWKDDDEPEPGDLIEIFRTGYKHWALYVGRGYIVHVAPPCELAQPSASSLMSVVCENAVIRKDLLWEVAGGDHYRVNNKLDSKYRPLPVNKIVREAERQVGREVPYSLATRNCEHFVTDLRYGCPESQQGSSALSLQVREAVGAGVAAAAVIIGVLSVIGYITSRNRQDRNKQ; this is encoded by the exons ATGGCACCAATACtc TGGAAAGACGATGACGAGCCGGAGCCAGGAGACCTGATCGAGATTTTCAGGACAGGTTATAAACACTGGGCGCTCTACGTGGGCAGAGGATACATCGTCCACGTAGCCCCTCCCT GCGAACTGGCTCAGCCCAGTGCTTCCAGTTTAATGTCGGTGGTTTGCGAAAATGCTGTGATCAGGAAGGACCTCCTGTGGGAGGTGGCGGGGGGGGACCACTACCGCGTCAACAACAAACTGGACAGCAAATACCGCCCGCTGCCCGTCAACAAGATCGTGCGGGAGGCAGAGCGGCAGGTGGGCAGGGAAGTGCCCTACAGCCTGGCAACCAGGAACTGCGAGCACTTCGTCACAGACCTGCGATACGGCTGCCCAGAGTCCCAGCAG GGCTCCTCTGCTCTGTCTCTGCAGGTGAGGGAGGCGGTTGGGGCCGGCGTGGCGGCAGCAGCGGTGATCATCGGAGTGCTGTCCGTCATCGGATACATCACATCCCGGAATCGGCAAGACAGGAACAAGCAGTGA